AAATCTCTACTGCAAGCTCGACTCCTGCAATGATTCCATCCTCCTTAATCAGCAATTTAGCTTTGCCTTGTGCATTTGCAGGAATGGTAGAGAGTGAGGTATGATCTCCATCACCTAAATCTTCGGCGACAGCGTTCTTTATGAATTGATCTATGATTTGCTTATCCAAAACTTATAATTAAACCCAAAAATAGCATTTTTACTATTATTTATCCGGCTCTATTCTTAATTCTGTAATAAAAAAAGCATTGTTAGATTTTTTCATCGTTATAGAAACCCTGAATTTTCCGTTTTTAGTATGCAGGGAAAGAATGCCAAACCTAAAATTTGGATTTGCATTAATAAGGTGTATGACGGAAGATTTTACCGGAGGATATTTAGTAAAAAAGTTTCTTAAAATTTGTTCAGCCTGTGCTTTAGAGTAGACATCCTCCTCATCTATTATGATTAATTCCACAGAGGAAGAGAAATTTCCCGCCACATCTTTCGAGCTTCCATTTTTAAAGTAAGTCGATAGATTGTCAATAATATCGCTCTGCGTAGCAATGGAAGAAGAAAGGGAGGTAAAAAGAATCGTCAAAAAAAGTAAGGGCTTCATATTCTCTATATAGCTAATGTATCAGCATCACATAAATTATGCCACTAATGACCATTAGAAAAAAACAAAGATACTACAGAGGAATTACAATTTGCCTCAAAAAAAACACACAATAGGTTTATATTTGTTAGATATTAAAAAGAAATTCACTGATGAATCATAAAAAATTAGTCCTACTTATTCTTGATGGCTGGGGATATGGAAAACAAGACAAATCCGATGCAGCTTATGCCGCCAATACACCTTTCTTTGACTCTTTAATTAAAAACTACCCGAATTCTAAACTGGAAGCCTCAGGTGAAGCGGTGGGTTTACCTGCCGGACAAATGGGTAATTCAGAGGTTGGTCATATGAATTTAGGAGCAGGAAGAGTAGTTTATCAGGAATTAGGAAGAATTAATAAGGCGATTACAGACCGCAGCCTTCATCAGAATGAAGTACTGCTGGATGCCTTCAATTATGCGAAACAAAACAATAAAGCCGTCCATTTCATTGGATTAGTTTCTGATGGAGGTGTACACGCTCATATCAATCACCTGAAAGCTTTATGCGATGCTGCAACTGAACAAGGATTAAACGAAGTATTTGTCCATGCTTTTCTGGATGGCAGGGATACTGATCCAAATTCCGGTTTAAACTTTATCAAAGACCTGGAACATCACCTGGAAGGCAATACCGCTAAGGTTGCCAGTTTAATCGGCCGCTACTATGCGATGGACAGAGATTCCCGCTGGGAAAGGGTAAAGCTGGCTTACGATTTACTGACTAAAGGGATCGGACAGTCTACCAGCAATGCCGCACTTGCTATCGAACAATCTTATAGCGAAGGCATCACTGACGAGTTTATAAAGCCAATTGTGGTAAGCCAGCCTGATGGCAGTCCGGTTGCGACTATTCAACCAGACGATGTGGTGATCTGTTTCAACTATAGAACAGACAGGGGCAGGGAAATCACAGCTGTTTTGAGTCAGAATGACTATCCTGACTTCCAGATGCACAAACTGCCATTGTATTATGTGACCATGACCACCTATGACGAGAACTTTGAACATGTAAAAGTAATCTTCACAAAAGATGATCTTTCTGAAACATTAGGAGAAGTTCTGGAGAAAAATCATAAAAATCAGATTCGTATTGCAGA
This region of Pedobacter steynii genomic DNA includes:
- a CDS encoding DUF4783 domain-containing protein, with product MKPLLFLTILFTSLSSSIATQSDIIDNLSTYFKNGSSKDVAGNFSSSVELIIIDEEDVYSKAQAEQILRNFFTKYPPVKSSVIHLINANPNFRFGILSLHTKNGKFRVSITMKKSNNAFFITELRIEPDK
- the gpmI gene encoding 2,3-bisphosphoglycerate-independent phosphoglycerate mutase, with amino-acid sequence MNHKKLVLLILDGWGYGKQDKSDAAYAANTPFFDSLIKNYPNSKLEASGEAVGLPAGQMGNSEVGHMNLGAGRVVYQELGRINKAITDRSLHQNEVLLDAFNYAKQNNKAVHFIGLVSDGGVHAHINHLKALCDAATEQGLNEVFVHAFLDGRDTDPNSGLNFIKDLEHHLEGNTAKVASLIGRYYAMDRDSRWERVKLAYDLLTKGIGQSTSNAALAIEQSYSEGITDEFIKPIVVSQPDGSPVATIQPDDVVICFNYRTDRGREITAVLSQNDYPDFQMHKLPLYYVTMTTYDENFEHVKVIFTKDDLSETLGEVLEKNHKNQIRIAETEKYPHVTFFFSGGREAEFENEKRILIPSPKVATYDLQPEMSAAGITEAISKELESGWADFVCLNFANPDMVGHTGVFEAVVKAVETADSCAEIVVKKGVENGYSFIILADHGNSEYMVNNDGSVNTAHTTNLVPCILIDNDYKTVADGKLGDIAPTILKIMGIPAPAIMTGNCLV